The segment TTTCTTCCAAAAACAAACGAAACGAAAAATACACTTTTAGGCGTTGTTGGTATGGTATTCGCAAGCTTTGCAATCTGGTTGTTTATCAAAAAAAGAACAGGAGTGAAAAAATGAAAAATCATAAAAAAATAAACGTTATGTTAGGAGTACTTTTCCTTATTTTACCATTACTCACAAACAGCTTCGGCGCAAAAAAAGTGTTTGCAGAGGAGACAGCAGCTCAAGTCATTCTCCATAAAAAGAAAATGACTGATTTACCCGATCCTTTGATTCAAAACAGTGGGAAAGAAATGAGTGAATTCGATCAATACCAAGGATTAGCCGATATTTCATTTTCAGTTTATAACGTCACTCAAGAATTTTATGCGCAACGAGATAAAGGAGCGTCCGTGGATGCAGCAAAACAAGCAGTCCAGTCTTTGACTCCTGGTACACCAGTTGCTTCAGGAACGACAGATGCTGATGGAAATGTCACTTTATCTTTACCTAAAAAACAAAATGGGAAAGATGCAGTCTACACGATCAAAGAAGAACCAAAAGACGGAGTGTCAGCTGCCGCAAACATGGTTTTAGCTTTCCCTGTATATGAGATGATCAAACAAGCAGATGGCTCTTATAAATACGGAACAGAAGAACTAGATACTATCCATCTCTACCCTAAAAATACAGTCGGTAATGATGGAACGTTGAAAGTTACAAAAATCGGTACTGCCGAAAACGAAGCACTAAATGGAGCAGAATTTATTATTTCTAAAGAAGAAGGAACACCAAGCGTCAAAAAATACATCCAAAGTGTCACAGATGGATTGTACACTTGGACAACTGATCAAACCAAAGCCAAACATTTCATTACTGGTCATTCTTATGACATCGGCAACAATGACTTTGCCGAGGCATCTATTGAAAAAGGCCAGTTGATCGTTAATCATTTAGAAGTTGGAAAATATAATTTAGAAGAAGTAAAAGCTCCTGATAATGCGGAAATGATTGAAAAGCAAACAATCACGCCTTTTGAGATCCTGGCAAATAGCCAAACACCAGTAGAAAAGACCATCAAAAATGATACGTCTAAAGTTGATAAAACAACACCTCAATTGAATGGAAAAGATGTCGCAATCGGTGAAAAAATTCAATATGAGATTTCTGTCAATATCCCATTAGGTATCGCTGATAAAGAAGGAACGCAAAACAAGTACACAACATTCAAACTTATCGATACTCATGACGCTGCTTTAACATTTGATAATGATTCTTCAGGAACGTATGTTTATGCCTTATATGATGGAAATAAAGAAATCGACCCAGTAAATTATTCTGTCACTGAGCAAACAAACGGATTCACGGTTTCAGTTGATCCGAATTATATTCCTTCATTAACTCCTGGCGGTACATTGAAATTCGTTTACTATATGCATTTGAACGAAAAAGCAGATCCAACCAAAGGATTTTCTAACCAAGCAAATGTCGATAACGGGCATACAAATGATCAAACACCACCGTCAGTCGATGTCGTTACTGGGGGCAAACGATTTGTTAAAGTAGATGGTGACGTTACATCAGATCAAACACTTGCTGGAGCAGAATTCGTCGTTCGTGATCAAGATAGTGACACAGCGAAATATTTATCGATCGACCCATCCACAAAAGCCGTCAGCTGGGTATCGGCGAAAGAATCAGCAACGGTTTTTACAACCACAAGTAACGGTTTAATCGATGTGACAGGTCTAAAATATGGCACGTACTATCTGGAAGAAACGAAAGCGCCAGAAAAATATGTTCCATTAACAAACCGTGTAGCATTTACTATCGATGAACAATCTTATGTAACAGCAGGACAGTTGATTTCTCCTGAAAAAATACCAAATAAACACAAAGGTACACTTCCTTCAACAGGCGGTAAGGGAATCTATGTGTATATCGGTGCAGGAGTAGTCCTTCTATTGATTGCTGGACTGTACTTTGCTAGACGCAAGCACAGTCAGATTTAGTCTTTTTGCAAGAATTGGAAAAAGGAGCAGCGGATTACGCAAATGCTCCTTTTTCTTTTATTATCAAACAGTCATCACAAGGAGAACACAAATGAAACCAAAGAAAAGGAAACTTCTAGATCTGCTGATGATTCTTCTGCTTCTGTCAGGGATAGGCGTCTTGGCTTATCCATTCGTTAGCGATGCGCTGAATAACTACCTGGATCAGCAAATCATCTCTCATTATCAGCAACAAGCAGTAAAAGAAAATGAAGCAGTCATGGCCAAAATCCAAAAAGACATGACAAAGAAAAACCAGCAATTAGCAAAAAAAGGAGGAAATCCCGGTGTCGATCCCTTTACTAAGAAAAAGGAACCAGTGAAAACGGACAAAACCTATTTTGAAAAA is part of the Enterococcus mediterraneensis genome and harbors:
- a CDS encoding SpaH/EbpB family LPXTG-anchored major pilin, with amino-acid sequence MKNHKKINVMLGVLFLILPLLTNSFGAKKVFAEETAAQVILHKKKMTDLPDPLIQNSGKEMSEFDQYQGLADISFSVYNVTQEFYAQRDKGASVDAAKQAVQSLTPGTPVASGTTDADGNVTLSLPKKQNGKDAVYTIKEEPKDGVSAAANMVLAFPVYEMIKQADGSYKYGTEELDTIHLYPKNTVGNDGTLKVTKIGTAENEALNGAEFIISKEEGTPSVKKYIQSVTDGLYTWTTDQTKAKHFITGHSYDIGNNDFAEASIEKGQLIVNHLEVGKYNLEEVKAPDNAEMIEKQTITPFEILANSQTPVEKTIKNDTSKVDKTTPQLNGKDVAIGEKIQYEISVNIPLGIADKEGTQNKYTTFKLIDTHDAALTFDNDSSGTYVYALYDGNKEIDPVNYSVTEQTNGFTVSVDPNYIPSLTPGGTLKFVYYMHLNEKADPTKGFSNQANVDNGHTNDQTPPSVDVVTGGKRFVKVDGDVTSDQTLAGAEFVVRDQDSDTAKYLSIDPSTKAVSWVSAKESATVFTTTSNGLIDVTGLKYGTYYLEETKAPEKYVPLTNRVAFTIDEQSYVTAGQLISPEKIPNKHKGTLPSTGGKGIYVYIGAGVVLLLIAGLYFARRKHSQI